The genome window AAAGCAAATAACAAAAATTTAAAGTGTGATAATAAAGAAGGAGATGCAAATGCATCTCCTTTTAATTTGAGCAGCAAACTTTAACCGCCTCCCGCTATAATGCCACCGGAATATTATAAAAACATCCGTGCAACCTGATTTATATATATTATTTTAGTGGAGACATTCTTTAGGGAATTAAATAACTCCGTCCTTTCCGCGGAAAGAAACAGAGGGATAGATTTCCAGTATGTTGAGGAGTGCGAGTAGAGAGATCCCTCAGGAAAAAGACTGAACTTATTTTCTTTCATCGATAACGCCGGTATTGTTCCCGACAGGAAACGTTACGGTAAATGTTGTTCCGCCTGATTCTATACAATCATCGACAGTCTTACAATGGCTGCACCTGGCAATATTCCCTGGGCAGACATCTCTATCGGTAGGTATGTATATACATCGCGTGCTCCTGAGCGAAATGTCAAACCCGTAACGCTCGGCGTAGTGTTTAATTCGGAGAAGTTCAAGGCCTTTCCCGCCAGCCCCGAATTCAAAAGGTTTTTTTGTTGTATAGTAATCGGTTTCCTCTGTGTGGAAGAGGCCGTCCATGAGTGAGCCCTGATTTTCCTCAGTGATGCCAATACCACGATCAGATATTTGAAGAAAAATTCCGGTATCTCTCTGGTACGATATTATTTCAATGATTCCGCCATCCGGGGTATTCTCCACGGCATTTTTGATGAGACCTTCAACAACCCCCCTGAGGATAAAAGGGTCCATGAAAATATAAAGGCCGACATCTCCTTCTACTTTAAATTGCAGATTGCGGTGCTCAACAGTCCGTTTTATCTTTTCCAGCATGGAAACAATAAATGTATGAAGGTCTATGGACTGAGATAATCCGGGACTGCCGCCAAGGTATCTGTTTGTCCATTGTTTGAGGGCTTCCCAGTGCAGACGTATCTCTTCCGGTATTTCCGAAAGATCCTCCATCCTCTCCAGAAGACGGTCAATATCGTTGAGGACCATTCCTGCCTCAACTTCCTGAGATACCCTGAATATCTCATTAGTCTCATGTGATATCTCAACAAGACGTTCCGTATTTCTCTCCAGAGCGTTGATAATGTTCTCGAGGGCAGGGGTCAATGCATCTTCGAACTTTCGTTTCAGGAGTTTGACATTTCCCTGAATAACCGAGATAGGCGTTCTTAGTTCATGGGAGATATGATTCACTGCCTTGGTTTTTGCCTTGTTCAGCCGCTCCAGTTCTTTGTGAGACTGCATGAGCGATTCTTCGGCACGTTTTCTTTCCGTAATGTCTCTGAGGTAGATAAGATTGAAGGGCCTGCCCCTAAATGTGATATTGGCGGCTGATACTTCTACATAGAGTGTGTTTCCTTTTTTCGTAATCCCCTTGAATTCATATCGTGACGGCACCGGCTCACCCCGCTGCCGCCTGTTTATGATGTCCGTTACCATCTCAACATTATCGGGATGGATAGTAGATTTTATTGATTTTCCGACGACCTCTTCGAAGCTGTCAAACTCGAACATTTTAATATATTGTTTGTTCGCGTATCGGCATATATCGCCCTGGAGCATCGAAATACCGTCGTTGGAATTTTCGAGGACGACCCTGCCCCTCTCTTCGCTTTCTGAAAGCGCTTCCTCTGCCTTTTTGCGCTCCGTGATGTCGAGCATCGTGCCTTCATACGAAAGGGCTTTGCCGTTTCCATCACGAAATACCATAACGTTCATGGAGACCCAGTGTATGTTTCCGTTCTTTATTCTCAGTCGGGCTTCAAAGCTTTGAACGGAGCTGGACGTGCGAAGAAGGTTTATCAGTCTTTTATGGTCCGATAGATCCACAAAAAGATCCCTGGCGAAAATCAAATTTCTGATTTCAGCAGGGGAAGCGTATCCGTGTATGAGGGCGAAGGAAGGGTTGGCGTGTGTGAAACGACCTTCATGATCTGTCTGGAATATTCCTTCTATGGCGTTGTTAACGATATTTCTGAATTTGGTTTCGCTTTCCTTGAGAGCGGTTTCAAGCTGTTTCAATTCTGCGGGACATTCTTGCAGACTATTGTTGTTTTGAGTTATTTCAGTCATTTCGGTATCGGATATTTTTCCTTGTCGGTTTTCTTCC of Pseudomonadota bacterium contains these proteins:
- a CDS encoding PAS domain-containing sensor histidine kinase: MEENRQGKISDTEMTEITQNNNSLQECPAELKQLETALKESETKFRNIVNNAIEGIFQTDHEGRFTHANPSFALIHGYASPAEIRNLIFARDLFVDLSDHKRLINLLRTSSSVQSFEARLRIKNGNIHWVSMNVMVFRDGNGKALSYEGTMLDITERKKAEEALSESEERGRVVLENSNDGISMLQGDICRYANKQYIKMFEFDSFEEVVGKSIKSTIHPDNVEMVTDIINRRQRGEPVPSRYEFKGITKKGNTLYVEVSAANITFRGRPFNLIYLRDITERKRAEESLMQSHKELERLNKAKTKAVNHISHELRTPISVIQGNVKLLKRKFEDALTPALENIINALERNTERLVEISHETNEIFRVSQEVEAGMVLNDIDRLLERMEDLSEIPEEIRLHWEALKQWTNRYLGGSPGLSQSIDLHTFIVSMLEKIKRTVEHRNLQFKVEGDVGLYIFMDPFILRGVVEGLIKNAVENTPDGGIIEIISYQRDTGIFLQISDRGIGITEENQGSLMDGLFHTEETDYYTTKKPFEFGAGGKGLELLRIKHYAERYGFDISLRSTRCIYIPTDRDVCPGNIARCSHCKTVDDCIESGGTTFTVTFPVGNNTGVIDERK